A stretch of DNA from Candidatus Pseudomonas phytovorans:
AGTGATGGGCCGGGTAGGAGAAGAATTCTGCTTTTCGGCCCCTTCGACGCGGCTTGAGAACCGTGCCGGTGATGCTTTTCGAAGGGCCATTGACCTGGCCACTTCACTGAAGACTTACACGGTTTTCGAAGGCATCGAAGTACCGGTTAGATGCTGGAAGATTGGCCCGCCAACACGGAGGCCAAGGCATATGAAGCGTTTGCTTGATACGCTGAGCCGCGTTTGGACGCTCATCCGGATCTTGGTTGTGCTCAAGACCGTTCGGGATTTCATGCGCGACCACTTCGATGATGCCCGCTAAGGGCTAGTCAGGTGGTTGGGCTGCCCTGGTTTCCGGGGCAGCTTTTAGCAACCTTCAGCCTCGCCGGTCAGCCACCACGCCAATAATCACCAGCACCACCAACAACACCGGCGCCAGCGCGTAGTTGTTGAACTGGCTCAGCCCCTTCACCACCCACGGCGTGGCATAGATCAGCGCCGCACCGCTGCCGATCATCAACATCAGGGCCATGAACGGCACGCGCAGGGCGCCCGCCAGGCTGCCCAGGCGTTGTTCGGCCCAGCCTTTGACATCGCTGCCAAACAGCACCAGCAGGCAGCCTACCAGGGCCAGCGAAATCTCCGACAGGTTGCCACGGCTCCAGCGGGAAACCGTCGCAAGCAGATCAAGTACCAGATCCATGGGTCATCCTTAGGTCAAGAAATACTGCAGCAGGTCATTGAGGAACAGCTGGCCTCTTGGCGTGGCCATCAGTCGATCCGGTTCGACCTGCAGAAGGCCTTTTTGTTCGGCAGCCCGGCGCGCTTCACGCAGTTGCTCCAGCGGCAGTCCGGTGCGCTGGGTGAACAGCTCGGCTTCCACGCCATCGGTCAGGCGCAGGGCGTTCATCAGGAATTCAAACGGCAGTTCGTCCACGGGCAGCAGTTTCTCGCCGGCCTTGAACGGCTTGGCCAGGTTCAGGTAGTCCTTGGGCAGCCGGGTTTTCCAGGTACGCAGGATGCGCCCGTCGGCGAAGGTCAGCTTGCCATGGGCGCCGGCCCCAATGCCGATGAAATCGCCAAAGCGCCAGTAGTTGAGGTTGTGTCGGGCCGCGCGGTCCGCCTGGGCATAGGCCGAGACTTCGTACTGGCGGAACCCTTGCTCGGCCATCAGTGCCTGGCCGGCCTCCTGGATGTCCCAGAGGATGTCGTCCTCCGGAAGCTCCGGTGGCTGGTTCCAGAACACCGTGTTCGGTTCCACGGTCAGCTGGTACCACGACAAGTGGGTCGGCCCCAGGTCAATGGCCTGGCGCAGGTCGCCCAGCGCGTCATCCAGCGACTGGTCGGGCAGGCCATGCATCAGGTCCATGTTGAAGTTGTCGAAGCCGGCGGCCCGGGCCATGCCCGCCGCGCGGACCGCTTCGTCGCCATTGTGGATGCGCCCCAGCGCCTCCAGTTTGGCGGCCTGGAAGCTCTGTACGCCGATGGACAGGCGGTTGATGCCGGTTTGCCGGTAGGCCTTGAACTTGTCCTGCTCGAACGTGCCCGGGTTGGCTTCCAGGGTGATTTCGATGTCTGGCGCGAACGGGATTCGTTGTTCCACGCCGCGCAACAGCCGGCCCAGGGCGTTGGCACTGAACAGGCTTGGCGTACCGCCACCAAAGAAGATCGAGCTGATCGGGCGGCCCTGTACGGCGGCCTGCTCCTGATCGAGGTCGTCCAGCAGCGCGGTGACGTAGGCGTCTTCTGGCAGTTCAGGCCCGGCAGCGTGGGAGTTGAAGTCGCAGTAAGGGCACTTGCGTACGCACCACGGAATGTGGATGTACAGCGCCAGCGGCGGCAGGCTGGTAAAGCCAACGGCGCCGGGGGTGGACAGCGTTGCGATCATGCCAGGCCCAGACGTTGGCGCAGCAGGGCCATGGCACGGGCGCGGTGGCTGAGCTGGTTTTTATCCACAGGGGCCAGGTCGGCGCTGGAGCAGTTGCGCTCCGGCACCCAGAACAGCGGGTCGTAGCCAAAGCCGTGCTCGCCGCTGGCCTCGAACAGGATGCTGCCGTGCCACAGGCCTTCGCACAGGATCGGCAGCGGGTCGTCGGCATGGCGTACCAGCGCCAGGACGCAGACGAACTGCGCGCCACGCTCGGCTTCAGGTACGTCTTTCAGGGCTTCGAGCAGCTTGGCGTTGTTCGCCGCGTCACCCTTGCCGTCGGCATAACGCGCCGAGTAGATACCTGGCGCGCCGCCGAGGAAGTCCACCGCCAGGCCGGAATCGTCGGCCAGCGCCGGCAGGCCGGAAATACGCGCAGCGTTGCGCGCCTTGAGGATGGCGTTCTCGACGAACGACAGGCCGGTTTCTTCCGGCTCGACCTGGCTGAACTCGCCGATCGAGCGCAGTTGCACGGACTGGCCGAGCATGGCCTGGAGTTCCTTGAGTTTGCCGGCGTTATGGCTGGCCAATACGAGTTGCTGGAAATTCATCATTCGCCTGGATACACGTCCTGGTTGAAGCTGAGGGAGTTGCTGACGCCACCGGTTTCGATGTTCAGGTCGAAGGTGACGGTTTCTGGCTGTTCGATCTTGAACTGGGCGATGTAATACACCGCGCCCTGTTCGGTAATCTGCTTGAACGACAGCGGGCTGCTGCGCCCGGTCAGGTCCTTGACCGTGCCGCTGACCAACGCCGGGGTGGGTTTGTCGGCCTTGAGCACGGCAACGTTGAGCACGCCCTGGTTCTTGCTGCGTACCAGGCCGGTGGCTGCGGCCACTTCGGGTGTGAGCATGCTCGAAGTGAATGCGCTGTAATGCACCGTCACGTCGCCAAACACCTCCTTGCGCTCGGGTCGGGCGGCATCGGCAGCCAGTACCGGCAATGCCAGGCACAGGCTGATCAGGAACAGGGCTAGGCGACGCATGGGGCAATTCCTCCGGTGGGCGTCAGACGGCGAGCTGGTGCTCTTGCAGGCCCGGGCTGCTGACGCGGTAGATGCCGATCTCACCTAGAAGATTAGGCCATAGCCGGCCACCCCACCCATTACGGTGCAGGTTGTCGACGGCAAGGCGGTCGAGCACCTTGGCCCTGCGTTCGTGCACCAGTTCTTCGAAGTCGGCGAAGGTGCAGAAGTGGATGTTCGGCGTGTTGTACCAGGTGTACGGCATGAAGTCCGAGACTGGCATGCGGCCTTTGGTCGCCAGGTACCAGCGGCAGCGCCAGTGGCCGAAGTTGGGGAAGGTAATGATGCACTGGCGGCCCACGCGCAGCATCTCGTCAAGGATGCGGTCGGGGTACTCCACGGCCTGCAAGGCCTGGGTCATGATCACTACGTCGAAACTGTTGCTGGCGAAGTTGCCCAGGCCTTTGTCCAGGTCCTGCTCGATGACGTTGACGCCCTTGGCCACGCACGCGGCGATGTTGTCGGCGTCGATCTCCAGGCCATAGCCGGTGACCTGCTTGCGGTCACGCAGCGAGGCCAGCAGTTCGCCGCTGCCGCAGCCCAGGTCGAGTACCCGGCTGCCGGCGGGGATCCAGTCGTGGATGATTTCCAGATCGGCTCTCATGCTGTCCTCAGATGGCAATGCGGTTCATGTAGTTCGAGAAACCCTGCATGTAGCGAGGCGTGGGGATCAGGAAGGCATCGTGCCCGTGAGGCGAATCGATTTCCAGGTAGCAGACGTTCTTGCGCGCCGCCATCAGGGCGTCGACGATCTCGCGCGAACGCGCTGGCGAGAAACGCCAGTCGGTGGTGAACGACATGATGCAGTAATCCGCCGTGACCTGGGCCAGGGTGGCGGCCAGGTCGCCGCCTTGGGCGGCGGCCGGGTCGAAGTAGTCCAGCGCCTTGGTCATCAGCAGGTAGGTGTTGGCGTCGAAACGGCCGGAGAACTCCTCGCCCTGGTAGCGCAGGTAGCTTTCGACCTGGAACTCGACGCTGTGGAAGTCGTAGTTGAGCTTGTCGCTTTTCAGCTCACGGCCGAATTTTTCACCCATCGAGTCGTCGGACAGGTAGGTGATGTGGCCGACCATGCGCGCCAGCATCAGGCCGCGCTTGGGAATGACGCCCTGGTCCTGGAACGAGCCACCGTGGAATTCGGGGTCGGTGAGGATGGCCTGGCGTGCTACTTCGTTGAAGGCGATGTTCTGTGCCGACAGCTTGGGTGCTGAAGCGATGTCGACGCAGTGTCGTACGCGATCGGGGTAGGTCATGGTCCATTGCAGTGCCTGCATGCCGCCCAGGCTTCCGCCGACTATGGCCGCCCACTGCTGGATACCCATGCTGTCGGCCAGTCGCGCCTGGCTGTGCACCCAGTCCTCTACGGTCAGCACCGGGAAGTCGGCGCCATAAGGTTTGCCGGTGGCCGGGTTGACGCTGCTGGGGCCGGTGCTGCCGTTGCAGCCGCCGAGGTTGTTCAGGCTGACGACGAAGAAGCGGTTGGTGTCGATTGGCTTGCCTGGGCCGATGCAGCTGTCCCACCAGCCCGGCTTGCGGTCGGTGGCGGCATGGTAGCCGGCAGCATGGTGGTGGCCAGACAGGGCATGGCAGATCAGCACGGCGTTGCTTGCGCTGGCGTTCAGGGTGCCATAGGTCTCGTAGACCAGCTCGTAACTGGCCAGGGAGCGGCCGCAGGCCAGTGCCAGCGGTTCATCGAACCGGGCGGTTTGCGGTACTACCAGACCGACGGAATCTTCGGGAAAGACAGTGGACATCGACCCTGCTCACGCTTGACGGAGGCGTAAGTCTAAAGAGCGCTACCCCCAGCGGCAAGCAAAGGCTTGCGACTGGGGGTAAGCGGGGCCTGGTGAGGCTCAGATCATCCGGAACAGCTCTTGCGGCATACCGGCGTAGGCGGCCAGCGGTGGCATCACGAACGACTGGATCACCTGGATCGCCAGGAAGGCGAAGATCGGCGAAATGTCCATGCCGCCCAGGTTGGGCACGATGCGGCGAAACGGTGCCAGCACCGGCTCGCTGATCTGGTAGGCCAGCTCGGCCGCTGGGTTGTGGCTGTTGGGTGCAACCCAGGAAACGATCACCATGACGATCATTGCCACCCAGAAAATCTTCAGGAACAGCGAAGTGATGCCAATGATTGCCCACATCAGCAGGTGCAGGACGTCGCCGAAGGTACCGTAGGTGACCATCAGCACGAAGCCCATCAGCAGCGCCTGGATCAGTACCGCCAGCAGCAGTGATGAAGTGTCCAGCCCACCGACGCTAGGTATCACCCGGCGGATCGGTTTGAGCAGGGGCTGAGTGGCACGCACGGCGAACTGGCACAGCGGGTTGTAGAAGTTGGCCTTGACCAGCTGCAGGACGAAGCGCAGCAGGACGATCACCAGGTACAGGCTGACGAGGGTTTGCACCACGAAGATCGCGGCACCGGACAGTGCATTCATCTAAAACTCCTTATTTGCCCAGTTGTTCGGCCAGCTCGGCCGAGCGCGTGGCTGCAGCCTGCAGCGCCTGCTCGACGATGGCTTCGAAGCCACTGGCCTGGAACGATTTGATTGCCGCTTCGGTGGTGCCGGCGGGCGAGGTGACACGGCGGCGCAGTTCGGCGGCATCGACATCGCTGGCAACCGCCATGCGGGCAGCGCCAAGTGCTGTTTGCATGGTCAGCTGCGAAGCGGTTTCACGGGGCAGGCCGAGTTTTTCGCCAGCTGCGGTCATGGCCTCGATCAGCAGGAAGAAGTACGCCGGGCCGCTGCCGGACACCGCAGTCACAGCGTCCAGTTGTTGCTCCTGCTCCAGCCACAGGGCAGTGCCCACGGCCGACAACAGTTGTTCGGCCTGCTGGCGCTGTGCGTCGGACACTTCAGCGGTGGCGTACAGGCCGCTTACGCCCTGACGCAGCAGTGCCGGCGTGTTGGGCATGCAGCGCACAACCGGGCGAGCGCCCACCCAGCTTTGCAGGCTGGCACAGGTGATGCCGGCGGCGATGGAAACGATCAGCTGGCCATCCTGCAGGTTGGGCTGCAGGGCCTGGCACACGGCTTTCATCACCTGCGGCTTGACCGCCAGCACGATGACATCAGCGCCGTCGATGGCCTGGGCGTTGTGCTCGAACGTTTCGATGCCGTGCTCGGCCTGGATGCGGGTGCGGGTCTCGGCGCCCGGGTCGCTGGCGCGGATCTGCGAGGCGTCCAGGCCCTGGGCACGCAAACCACCGATCAGGCTGGCGGCCATGTTGCCGGCGCCGATAAAGGCAATACGTGTCTTGCTCATGTCAGGTCCTTGTGGGGAAGAGTGAGTAAAGCATGGAGTCAGCTGTGGCCGTAGTCGCGTGCACCAAACAGGGCGGTGCCGATGCGTACCCAGGTCGCACCCTGTGCAATAGCCGCTTCCAGGTCGTGGCTCATGCCCATGGACAGCGTGTCCAGGTCGAGGCCCAGGCTTTCCTGCAGCTGGCGCAAACGGGCAAAGGCAGCCTCCTGGGCGGCGCGGTCGTCGGTGGGCTCGGGGATTGCCATCAGCCCGCGCAAGCGCAGGTTGGGCAGCCCGGCCACAGCCTTGGCCAAGGCCGGCAGGTCAGCGGGAGCGCAGCCAGACTTGCTGTCTTCGCCACTCACGTTCACTTGCAGGCAGAGGTTCAGCGGCGCCAGGCCAGCAGGGCGCTGCTCAGACAAGCGTTGGGCAACTTTCAGGCGGTCCACGGAATGTACCCAGTCGAAATGCTCGGCGATGGCTTTGGTCTTGTTCGACTGAATGGGGCCGATGAAGTGCCAGATCAAGGGCAGGTCGCTTAGCGCCTGCTGCTTTGTCAGCGCTTCTTGTAGGTAGTTTTCCCCGACATCGCGCACGCCAGCGGCGTGGATTTCGCGAATGGCGCTGGCGGGCTTGGTCTTGCTCACGGCCAGTAACTGGACGCTGGCCGGATCGCGCCCGGCAGCCTGGGCAGCGCTGGCGATACGGGCGCAAATAGCGGAAAGGTTGTCTGCTAGGGTGGACATGGACAGATGCCGGCAGCTTTAGGGTCTGCGGCATTCTACCTACTTGAAGGCCTTTGGGGAGTCTCATGGATGTGACCGACCTGTTGGCCCGGGCCTTGGATGCGGGGGCCTCGGACCTGCACCTGGCGGCGGGCCAGATCCCGATGCTGCGCCTGGAGGGCGACTTGCAGCGTATGAACATGCCGGCTCTGGTGCCGGCAGACCTGACCGAGGGCATGGCCCCTTTGCTGGCGGAACACCAACGGCGGCAGTGGGCCCAGGGTGATGAGCTGGACATGGCGCTGGAGATCCCCACGCTTGGCCGCTTTCGGCTGAACCTGTTTCGCCAGCTGAACGGCCCCGGGGTTACCTTTCGGCTGATCCCGGGGCGGATCGCCACGCTGGATGAACTTGACCTGGGGGATGTGTATCAAGCTGTTGCGCAGTGCAGTGATGGCCTGATCCTGATAGGTGGGCCTACTGGCAGTGGCAAGTCCAGCACCTTGGCGGCGTTGCTCGACCAGCTGAACCGTGAGCGGGCGCTGCACATCATCACCCTCGAAGACCCGGTCGAAGTTATCCACAGCAGCCAGCGCAGCCTGATCAACCAGCGCGAGATTGGCCGCCATAGCGGCGGTTTTGCCCAGGGGCTGCGCAGTGCGCTGCGCCAGGACCCGGATGTGATCATGATTGGTGAGTTACGGGACCTGGAAACCGTTCGCCTTGCCCTGCGCGCGGCCGAAACTGGGCACCTGGTGCTGGCGACCGTGCATGCGCGTTCGGCCGCCAGCAGCATTGACCGGTTGGTGGAGGTGTTTGCTGCCGAAGAAAAACCGTTGGTGCGGGCGATGTTGGCCGAGTCGTTGCGCCTTGTGGTGGCGCAGGTGCTGGTCAGGCGTGTGGGTGGTGGCAGGGTGGCTGCGCGGGAAGTGCTGGTGGCGACGCCTGCTGTGCGTAACCTGGTGCGCGAGGGGCGGATGGCGCAGTTGTGTTCGGTGATGCAGAGCGGAGCGGCTGAGGGGATGCGGACGATGGAGGGGGCTATGCGCGGGTTGAGAGAGCGGCGGCTGATCAATGATCTGTAGTGCTTGTCCTGGCCTCTTCGCGGGCACGCCCGCTCCCACAGGGATAACACAGACTTCGAGGCTGTGGTGCACCTGTGGGAGCGGGCGTGCCCGCGAAGAGGCCAGACCTGTTAGCGCTTGGCCAGGCTCAGCTGCTGCTCTTTCGGCAGCACACGCTTGGCCACTACGTAATGCTTCTGCCAGTAAGGCTTGCTCAGGTTGTCGATGCTCACCCGCTTGCCGCGGCGCGGTGCGTGGATGAAGCGGTCGTTGCCCAGGTAGATGGCGACATGGTTTACCCGGCGGCTCTTGATGTTGAAGAAGATCAGGTCGCCAGGCTTGAGGTCACCCTTGGCCACCTTGACGCCGTGGCCCTGGGCCATGGCATTGGAGGTGCGCGGCAGGTCGACGTCTGCGACATCATTGAATGCGTATTTCACCAGCCCGCTGCAGTCGAAGCCTTTTTTCGGGCTGCTGCCACCCCAAACATAAGGGGTACCGAGCACATTCACCGCACGGCTGAGCACATCGCTGCTCTGCTTCGGCGACATGGCCGCCACTGGCAAGCCGCGGTTGCTGGCGGCATTGCCTGGGCGCGCGCGCAGGGCGGCCTGCTTGACCGGCGCGTGTTTCACCCCGGCATTGGTGGTATAGCCGGTGAAACCATTGGGAAGACGTTGCTCACGATTGGTGGCGTGGGCGGCCAGGGGCAATAATAGACAGAGGGTCAGCCATGTCTTGAGTAAAGGCGGCATAGATGAAGCTCTTATGAATAGTTATGTGTTGGGCGCGCAACTTTATAACAGCTTTTTGATCAAAATTTGATCCGTTGGTCGATTGCCCAACTGCCGTACGTCGGCCTGAGACAAGAAAGTCACATTTTTCTTTAGAAAATTTTCGGATAACCCACGAGGGCTATGCATGAACAGTTATCAACAGGGGGCGCCCTATCACGACACTCACAGTAAGGTCATCGGCTACCTGCTGTGGATTTTCGGCTTCACCGGGTCGCATCGCTTTTACTACGGCAAGCCCGTCACTGGCACCATCTGGTTCTTCACCTTGGGCCTGTTGGGCATCGGCTGGTTGATCGACCTGTTCCTGATCCCGGCCATGGACCGTGAAGCGGACCTGCGGTTCCAGTCCGGGCGTGTCGATTACAACATCGCCTGGATCCTCCTGACCTTCCTTGGGGTGTTTGGCCTGCACCGGCTGTATCAGGGCAAGTGGGTGACCGCGATCATCTACTTCTTTACCGGCGGGTTGTTCCTGGTGGGGGTGCTGTATGACTTCTGGACGCTGAACAGCCAGGTTTCGCAAGTCAACGCCAGTCGACGTTAACGGTGAGGGGGCGCAAAGCGCCCCCTCATACCGGTTACTGACGGGTCTGGCGCTGTTGCAGCAACAGGTTGTTGAAACCTGCCCCGGCCAGTTGCTTCTGCGCGCCGGTCAGCTGTTCACGGTTGCTGAACGGGCCGACCAGTACGCGGTACCAGGTCTCGTCCTTGACCGTACCCGACTCCACCTTCACCGACTGGCCCAGCAGGATGATCTGCGCGCGGACCTTGTCGGCATCGGCCTGCTTGCGGAACGAGCCGGCCTGCAGGAAGTACTGGGTGGTCGCTGCCGGTTTGATCACGGGTGGTGGCGGTGGCGGGGTCTGGCCCAGCAACGCCGCCTGGGCCCGTGCAGTGTCGATCTTCGCAGCTTCTGCCGGCGTCACCGGGGTCACCGGCTGAGCCGGTACCGGCGGCGTCTTCTCGGGCACGGCCTCCGGCGGCACGATCACTTCGGACTCCGGCAGCAGGGTGTAGAAGTCGTACTTCGGTTTGACCGGCTGCTGTGGGGTGGCCTGCGCAGGCTTGCCGGCTTCGGCCGCTTTCTCCACCTTCTGCTGCTCGGGCTTGGCGCGCTTGATGTCTTCGCCCCCCGGCTCGAGCTTCATCAGGAACACGATGAACGCGCCGACGGTAAGGCCGACGGCCATCCATACCCAACCAGGGATCGGCTGCTTGGCTGGTGCCGACTGGCGGCTGGCGCCGCGTTTGGGGGCGGGTTTTTTCTTGGCAGCCAACTTACATGCGCTCCAGGGTTTCCAGGCCGAGCAGTTCCAGACCTTGTTTGAGGGTGCGGCCGGTCAGGGCGGCCAGGCGCAGGCGGCTCTGCTGCTGCTCAGGGGTTTCGGCGGCAAGGATCGGGCAGTTCTCGTAGAAGCTGGAGAACAGGCCGGCCAGGTCGTACAGGTAGCTGCACAGCACATGCGGCGTGCCTTTCTCGGCGACGCTATTGAGGGTTTCGCCAAACTGCGCCAGGCGTGCAGCCAGGTCCTGCTCGTGGGCGGCCTGCAGCACGATCTTGCCGTCGACTTCGTCAAAGCCCTTGCCCAGCTTGCGGAACACGCCGGCAACGCGGGTGTAGGCGTACAGCAGGTAAGGGGCAGTGTTGCCTTCGAAGTTGAGCATCAGCTCGAAGTTGAAGCTGTAGTCGCTGGTGCGGTGCTTGGACAGGTCGGCGTATTTCACCGCGCCAATGCCAACCACTTCGCCGATGTGGCGCAGGTCTTCGTCGGCCAGGCTCGGGTTCTTTTCCTTGACCAGCGCATAGGCGCGCTCCTTGGCCTCGGTGAGCAGGTCGATCAGTTTGACGGTGCCGCCATCGCGGGTCTTGAACGGGCGGCCGTCGGCGCCGTTCATGGTGCCGAAGCCCATGTGTTCCATCTGCATCGGGTGGCCGACAAAGCCTGCGCGGCGCGCTACTTCGAACACCTGATTGAAGTGCAGGGCCTGGCGCTGGTCCACAAAGTACAGCGCGCGATCAGCGTTGAGCACGTTGCTGCGGTAGCGCACGGCGGCCAGGTCGGTGGTGGCGTACAGGTAGCCGCCGTCGGCTTTCTGCACGATCACCGGCAGTGGTTCGCCTTCGCTGTTCTTGAATTCTTCTAGGAACACGCACTGGGCGCCCTGGTCTTCGACCAGCAGGCCCTTGGCCTTGAGGTCGGCCACCACGTTGGCCAGGTCGTCGTTGTAGGCGCTTTCGCCCATCACGTCGGCCATGGTCAGCTTGACGTTGAGCAGCTCGTAGGTCTTCTGGCAGTGCGACAACGAGATGTCCTTGAAGCGTGTCCACAGGGCCAGGCACTCGGGGTCGCCGGCCTGCAGCTTGACCACCAGGCCACGGGCGCGCGTGGCGAACTCTTCCGATTCGTCGAAGCGCTTCTTCGCCGCCCGATAGAAGTTTTCCAGGTCCGACAGCTCGTCGCTGGTGATCGGATTTTCCTGCAGGTAGGCCATCAGCATGCCGAACTGGGTACCCCAGTCGCCGACGTGGTTCTGGCGAATGACGTTGTCACCCAGGAATTCCAGCACGCGTGCGACGCTGTCACCGATGATGGTCGAGCGCAGGTGGCCGACGTGCATCTCTTTGGCCAGGTTCGGCGCCGACATGTCGATGACGACCTTTTCGCTCGGGCCGGCCTTGCGCACACCTAGATGTTCGTCGGCCAGGGCGGCGTCCAGGCGGTTGGCCAGGGCGTCGGTGTTCTGGAAGAAGTTGAGGAAGCCGGGGCCTGCGATTTCCACCTTGCTGATGTCGGCGCTGGTCGGCAGGGCCTGGATCAGTTTTTCGGCCAGGTCGCGTGGCTTCATGCCGGCCGGCTTGGCCAGCATCATGGCGATGTTGCTGGCGAAGTCGCCGTGGGTCTTGTCCCGGGCGTTTTCCACCTGGATCGCCGGCGACAGCCCTTCAGGCAGCACACCTTCGGTGACGAGTTGGGTGAGGGCTTGCTGGATCAGCTGGCGAATGGTGTCTTTCATGGGGATCTCTTTTCGACCGCAAGCGCGGTGAGCGCCTGGATGCGCAGGTGGAAAAACTGGGCATTATCCGTTGCCGGAAGCGGGTTGCCAACCTTTGGGGCTGCAAAGCAGCGTCAGGCGTCAATACAGGTCGACCGGGTCGACGTCCAGCGACCAACGTACCTGTCGCCCGCTTGGCATCTGCTCCAACACTAGCAACCAGGCGCTGATCAGTCGATGCAAAGGCGCCCGGGTATTGGCCTGTATCAACAGTTGTGCGCGAAAGCGCCCGGCGCGGCGCTCCATGGGCGCCGGTACCGGGCCCAGCAGTTCGATGCCTGGCAGGTGCTGCTCGGCGACCAGGCGCTCGGCGGCGGCGCAGGCTTCGTCAAGGAAACCTTCGGCTTGCCCAGGCTTGTGAGCTTCGGCCCGTAGCAGGGCCAGGTGGGAGTAAGGCGGCAGCCCGGCGGCGCGGCGCTCGTCCAGGGCCTGTGCGGCAAAGGCGAAGTAGCCCTGCTCGGTAAGCTGCACCAGCAGCGGGTGGTCGGCCAGGTGGGTCTGGATGATGACCTTGCCTGGCTCTTCTGCTCGCCCGGCCCGCCCGGCCACCTGTACGATCAACTGCGCCATGCGCTCGCTGGCGCGAAAATCACCCGAGAACAGCCCGCCATCGGCATCGAGAATGGCCACCAGGGTGACCCGAGGGAAATGGTGGCCCTTGGCGAGCATCTGGGTGCCGACCAGGATGCTCGGCTGGCCCTTCTGGATGGTGCTGAACAGGTTGTGCATGGCGTCCTTGCGCGCCGTGCTGTCGCGGTCCACCCGCAGGATCGGGTAGTCCGGGAACAGCACCTTCAGGCGTTCTTCGGCACGCTCGGTACCTGCGCCAACCGGGCGCAGGTCAACGTGGTTGCACGTCGGGCACTGGTGCGGCAGGCGTTCTTCGTAGCCGCAGTGGTGGCAGCGCAGCACGCCAGAGCGTTGGTGCACGGTCATGCGGGCATCACAGCGCGGGCACTCGGACAGCCAGCCACAGTCGTGGCACAGCAAGGTCGGGGCAAAGCCGCGGCGGTTGAGGAATACCAGCACCTGCTGGCCGGCTTCCAAAGTCTGGCGGATGGCCTGTTGCAACGGGCCGCTGATGCCGCTGTCTAGTGGCAGGCTCTTTACATCCAGGCGCAGCATGCGCGGCGGCCGGGCTCCGCCAGCGCGCTGGTTCATGCGCAGCAGGCGGTAGCGGCCGGTCAGGGCATTGTGCAGGGTTTCCAGCGATGGTGTGGCAGAGCCGAGCAGGATCGGGATGTTCTCCTGGTGGGCGCGAACCATTGCCAGGTCACGGGCGTGGTAGCGCAGCCCTTCCTGCTGTTTATAGGAGCCGTCGTGCTCCTCGTCGATGATGATCAGGCCGGGGTTTTTCATCGGTGTGAACAATGCCGAGCGGGTGCCGATGATGATGTCGGCCTCGCCGTCCCGGGCGGCCAGCCAGGCATCCAGGCGCTCGCGGTCGTTCACCGCCGAATGCAGCAGGGCGATGCGGGCGTTGAAGCGTTGTTCGAAGCGCGCCAGGGTCTGTGGGCCGAGGTTGATCTCCGGGATCAGCACCAGTGCCTGCTTGCCGGCTTCCAGGGTTTCACGAATCA
This window harbors:
- the hemW gene encoding radical SAM family heme chaperone HemW, translated to MIATLSTPGAVGFTSLPPLALYIHIPWCVRKCPYCDFNSHAAGPELPEDAYVTALLDDLDQEQAAVQGRPISSIFFGGGTPSLFSANALGRLLRGVEQRIPFAPDIEITLEANPGTFEQDKFKAYRQTGINRLSIGVQSFQAAKLEALGRIHNGDEAVRAAGMARAAGFDNFNMDLMHGLPDQSLDDALGDLRQAIDLGPTHLSWYQLTVEPNTVFWNQPPELPEDDILWDIQEAGQALMAEQGFRQYEVSAYAQADRAARHNLNYWRFGDFIGIGAGAHGKLTFADGRILRTWKTRLPKDYLNLAKPFKAGEKLLPVDELPFEFLMNALRLTDGVEAELFTQRTGLPLEQLREARRAAEQKGLLQVEPDRLMATPRGQLFLNDLLQYFLT
- the proC gene encoding pyrroline-5-carboxylate reductase, with amino-acid sequence MSKTRIAFIGAGNMAASLIGGLRAQGLDASQIRASDPGAETRTRIQAEHGIETFEHNAQAIDGADVIVLAVKPQVMKAVCQALQPNLQDGQLIVSIAAGITCASLQSWVGARPVVRCMPNTPALLRQGVSGLYATAEVSDAQRQQAEQLLSAVGTALWLEQEQQLDAVTAVSGSGPAYFFLLIEAMTAAGEKLGLPRETASQLTMQTALGAARMAVASDVDAAELRRRVTSPAGTTEAAIKSFQASGFEAIVEQALQAAATRSAELAEQLGK
- a CDS encoding DUF3392 domain-containing protein, which encodes MDLVLDLLATVSRWSRGNLSEISLALVGCLLVLFGSDVKGWAEQRLGSLAGALRVPFMALMLMIGSGAALIYATPWVVKGLSQFNNYALAPVLLVVLVIIGVVADRRG
- a CDS encoding DUF4426 domain-containing protein — translated: MRRLALFLISLCLALPVLAADAARPERKEVFGDVTVHYSAFTSSMLTPEVAAATGLVRSKNQGVLNVAVLKADKPTPALVSGTVKDLTGRSSPLSFKQITEQGAVYYIAQFKIEQPETVTFDLNIETGGVSNSLSFNQDVYPGE
- a CDS encoding YggT family protein is translated as MNALSGAAIFVVQTLVSLYLVIVLLRFVLQLVKANFYNPLCQFAVRATQPLLKPIRRVIPSVGGLDTSSLLLAVLIQALLMGFVLMVTYGTFGDVLHLLMWAIIGITSLFLKIFWVAMIVMVIVSWVAPNSHNPAAELAYQISEPVLAPFRRIVPNLGGMDISPIFAFLAIQVIQSFVMPPLAAYAGMPQELFRMI
- the metW gene encoding methionine biosynthesis protein MetW, with translation MRADLEIIHDWIPAGSRVLDLGCGSGELLASLRDRKQVTGYGLEIDADNIAACVAKGVNVIEQDLDKGLGNFASNSFDVVIMTQALQAVEYPDRILDEMLRVGRQCIITFPNFGHWRCRWYLATKGRMPVSDFMPYTWYNTPNIHFCTFADFEELVHERRAKVLDRLAVDNLHRNGWGGRLWPNLLGEIGIYRVSSPGLQEHQLAV
- a CDS encoding homoserine O-acetyltransferase, which encodes MSTVFPEDSVGLVVPQTARFDEPLALACGRSLASYELVYETYGTLNASASNAVLICHALSGHHHAAGYHAATDRKPGWWDSCIGPGKPIDTNRFFVVSLNNLGGCNGSTGPSSVNPATGKPYGADFPVLTVEDWVHSQARLADSMGIQQWAAIVGGSLGGMQALQWTMTYPDRVRHCVDIASAPKLSAQNIAFNEVARQAILTDPEFHGGSFQDQGVIPKRGLMLARMVGHITYLSDDSMGEKFGRELKSDKLNYDFHSVEFQVESYLRYQGEEFSGRFDANTYLLMTKALDYFDPAAAQGGDLAATLAQVTADYCIMSFTTDWRFSPARSREIVDALMAARKNVCYLEIDSPHGHDAFLIPTPRYMQGFSNYMNRIAI
- the rdgB gene encoding RdgB/HAM1 family non-canonical purine NTP pyrophosphatase, producing the protein MMNFQQLVLASHNAGKLKELQAMLGQSVQLRSIGEFSQVEPEETGLSFVENAILKARNAARISGLPALADDSGLAVDFLGGAPGIYSARYADGKGDAANNAKLLEALKDVPEAERGAQFVCVLALVRHADDPLPILCEGLWHGSILFEASGEHGFGYDPLFWVPERNCSSADLAPVDKNQLSHRARAMALLRQRLGLA
- a CDS encoding YggS family pyridoxal phosphate-dependent enzyme, which codes for MSTLADNLSAICARIASAAQAAGRDPASVQLLAVSKTKPASAIREIHAAGVRDVGENYLQEALTKQQALSDLPLIWHFIGPIQSNKTKAIAEHFDWVHSVDRLKVAQRLSEQRPAGLAPLNLCLQVNVSGEDSKSGCAPADLPALAKAVAGLPNLRLRGLMAIPEPTDDRAAQEAAFARLRQLQESLGLDLDTLSMGMSHDLEAAIAQGATWVRIGTALFGARDYGHS